ATTTTTCTAAGAAACGTTTGTTCTGCAAATGGATCCATTTAAAGGTTAAGATATTGTTTCCATGTAAAATTTGGTTCGACGAGGTGGTTTTTGCACACCTAGGAGGGTCCGGATTTCCTGAGATATCTCATATATCTATCCATCTTGGAAATATGAGCACTTGTTCGTTGTGTTGCTCAGGTCTCGGTGCATCCATGGGCGAAATCAGGGGTGCTGCCGATGTGCATggtaaatattatattattgagaTCGATTGAGAACAACCGCTTTCCACGACGCTGCCACTTTCAGCACATGCATTTCTTGGTCGAATCTTCTCTCACTTGGTATgacattcgtttttttctctgataaCATGTAAGCAATTAATTTGGACCTAAGCTTTTTGTTCGTTCCAtcataatttttctcaatctGCTCTCTGTCCTTTCATGTGGCTAGaaattcttcacaaatttcttATTCTGAGCTTCGAAGCAAACATTATCCATGCTCTGTACAACAATAACAactccaatttttcttcttagacATAGGATCGGTAGTTCCAAAGGAACTTAAAGTGCTGATGGTTACCCCGCATTAGATGAGTTCTGGAAGTGAGTGTTCCTTCCCTAGGAATTCCTGTTATCACGGCACAACATTCAAATAAATGGTCATGCTCATGTCTAAGTTACCCACCCCGTTGTCGCAAAATGAACGAAACCATTAACTGAGACAGCTCGATTCACATCAATGGGCCGAACTACAAATCTTTAAGATCTTTCCGAGTATTCAGCTCCTTACACTTGAGCGAGTGACGGAACGAAAGCGGTTAAAACGGACTTTGTAACTCGCACAGGTGCAAGGACTTGCTTCGTCGGGTAAATTTATCAGTCTGGGTGCGCCTGACCTATCCTATTCCTGAAGTTGTAGAGAGCGCTCCGGTTTTTTGCTGTGATGTTTTCCAGACTACATCCGCAATCAGATATATTATTGAGAAGAATGTAGGTTTGGAAATTTCTCggaacgctgcctttaaacaaaataCCCATAGATTTCTCAAGATTCGCAAAATCATCAAATGCTTCTAGTGTTCCAGCCGTAACCGAGAGAATACTGATAGCGAGGAGAGTGTCGGTGAGTTATGAGAGCAACACGGAGTTTTTGGCGCTACTTCGGCTTTCGGCTCAGGGTGGTGGAACGcataataaattatatatcCTTCTGCTCATACATAGTTAAgctaaaaattcaaagaatatcCGGACAGCGCTCATATCACCGAACTAGGCGAGACAACTGACAGGAACTGCATAGTTAAAATCTCCAGATTCTCACAATTCCTGAGGGATATTGCTGTGGGtgtttattctgttttttttttctggatttttttttctgcggaaTAGCAACCATCATAAGTCTAAGAGTTCCTCATATTTTAGCTTTGAAAATCATAGGCCAAGCGAAGATACAAGACTGAATTTTTTGCAACAAGTGATCCTGGATTCTCACTTACATTATTTGGAACTTCAAAGTCATTCATTCTAAAAATCGTCGCCTATTCAAAATGATCGTAGAGCACAATTAGGATATCCTCTTCTAACTATGGCAAAATCCCTGGTCCCTGTAACATAGTCTCTTTGCAATTTCCACTTGACTTTTGCATTCTTTGACACTTCTTACGTATGATCGACGCTGAATCTGTTCCCCCAGATGAATTCGATGCGTCTTTCGCAACGCTCACTCCTTCTCTGCTTGACTCTTATGTTTTTATCTCTGCTGTGCTGCAACTGAAGGCTAGTCCTACTTACCCAGTTGACCACAATCGGAGCATTGTAAATGTTACAGTTGGTTAAAGTTCAGAAGTCTTTGGATATTAGCTGAACTTAATGATAAACTACCATTTTTGATGAGGATTTGGTTGAGCGGAACTTTGAATCATGAAGGAAGGAatagtgaaggaaaaaatttagtCGAGATCCCTATTATTACTGACTACTTTACTATTACTTGGTAATGGTGTATAAGGAGGAAGAAGTATTGGATTTACGATCTTGGTGACATACACTTCTTTCCTTAACTGAGGGCAGAGCAGCGAAAGCATGCTCTATTTTCGTGTCGTCGTGACGAGAAATCGTAAAATTGGGTCTACATTCTTTAATCATTTGTGCTACCAATTGGGTAATTCCACCACAGAACACTTTATGCTAGGTGCAaatcattactttttttctgaacaaaagTAAGACATCCTCACGGGATAAGCCAATAGTTTTGTGATGCTGTGATAAGTTAATGGATATGTCTTCGTAATTGTTGGAtctattcaaaatttatttgcaaACACCCAAGCCTTCATCCATCAATCTCACGAAAAAAAGCATCCTTCGTTCTAATCCCTTCATCGAGcaaaagcagcaaaaacacGTCAGCTGGACAAATCACGTGGTCTTCTCACCCGTCACCTAGCTGGTGCACTTCTTTGCTTGTAACGGCAGAAAGAATTATAAGGGATAATCTGTATGAGGATCACAGCAACCTCAATTATTCGGACCTCATAGCGCAACTCAACGCCTTCCtttaccttaaaggcagcatatcacgaagtTGACGTAGTTGGGAAACCGGCAAATATAAAGTAGATTACGAGTAGTTTGAGCGTGACCCACccaattcctcctaatcgtcATTAAatcatcactccacgaatctgacgtgatacggatttcagatggagtattcgtatacgggatagcagattatggagagggggttattccgtccatttcttcctaattgccgtaaaaaacggcccggaagatgcggcgcatgcacaaggctggcgcgctccagtcgaactccttgtagaaaatagtggcCAGAACGTCcgcagccgtatcttccgggccttacTTTgcagcaattaagaagaaatggacggaatcacccccatctccataatctactatcccgtatacgactactccacctgaaatccgtaccacctcagattcgtggggtgatgcctttgaaggcagcataccacaaatctgacgtagtgagggaatccgcggcaaaagctagagatggatttgtagattgcgggatcagagtggttccgctcatctctcgtCGTAATGATCGTGTcatgatcgtcgtaagaaaccaCTTGGGAACCACTTTGGTCATTACGAGGAACTTTAGAACGCTCCTCGTTCAGGTACCCTCGGCACCCTATTGATAGGTCTCACTGGAAGAGGCAGCCGAGGAGAACCCACTGACTtccgaccgctgcgcagctagatgcggcgcgtgtagaAGTGTGGAGAGTTGCAAATGAAATCATCGTAAAAACAGAgcctttcacgccgttttttctcattacgattagggagagatgagcggaaccacccctgattcgGCAATGTACGACCCCATAAAGAGTTTGTCCAtcaaaaatccataccacgtcagattcatggggtgatacctttaaaagTGACCTGGAAACGAGGTTTGTTCCGATGAAGTATGATCGGACGCACTACCGTTCGCTTGTGGACGTGATGCGTGCAGGACAGAGCTAGGACATTTCCGCGTACCTCATAGCAATAAGCGACGGTTTGCAGGTAGATAAGGGGGAATTGATGAGGCCACACCCAAACTCATAATCTACAGtctgaactctatattttcccgaAGGTTTTCCAACTACGCCAAACTCGTGATATGGTacctttaagaaaatttttgaaattgtgcCATTGTCTTCAGCCATATCTTTAGAATGACTTAAAGACAGCTAACATAACATGCAACATCTAGTCGACGCCGAGTTTGTTCAGGTTATGTCTAGTAAGTAATTCACTGTGGAAGTTTGAATCTCACACAAAAGGCGTGTAAGGCGGAAAAAACGTGAGCATTACCAGGCAGAAGTAGTACGAACCGTCTTTTTGACCTCGCACAAATTGTAGCTGAGGCATTTATGGTGTTCGCCTTCGGACCCACCACCTTGTAGGTTCGATTAGATTCTCTGGTTTAGataaatttcttccagaagtgAAAACTGAATGTACTCGTAGTTGACATGTTAAacttaccaaaaaaaaaagttctccttGCGGTGACCGCGTCACGTCAGCTTCCTGCCACGAACACAGACGCTCGACGACGAATACTCAGCATTGGTATTTTTGATCCGATTAAACGGTTATTTCAAGAATTCCTGACCTAACCTATATCCTGCAAAGGGTTTCGTACGAAGCCGAATCGTTTCCTGATCGTGTTTTCTCGTGACCATACATGATTTCTACATCACTTTTCTACGACCGCATGAGCTTGAAAAGCTCCTATCATTATGTGTGTTATTGTTACTGACAAGCTTCGAGCGAGAGAGTGAAGTTAAGGAAATGAAATCGAATCCGAGCACTGAGGCCGTGGATCTTTGGCTCAGTTGAGAGGCTAGTAgtcaattcttttcttttttctttgatgttcATGCCCTCCCTTATTTACTTCTACATATTAGGTGGGTAATGCATTGCCTTCCACAGATTCAGACGTTAATGTGCCTTTCTTTTAATCTACTAGTGAAAGCAAAGACACAGAGGCTCAGAAGTGCTTATAGTAGGAGTCGACAGTCTGAATCTACCGCTAGTACGTCATCTAAGACGGAATAcgctctgtttttctttcagtcgTTTCAGACCCGTTGATTAGTGATAAACCCCTAACCAGACTATTCATAGAGAAACTGGGATCTTTTCCTAGACACTTTTTTACATTCGATCTCTAAGGCGGTATACACACCCAACCCCATATTGTTAacgagatcccaacatcgttaatttcgtgatatgctgcctttgaagaaCAGGAAGCATAGAATTTGTTTCATAAGTAACCCTTTTCTTCTCAAGACTTTGAGAGCTCCTAAGTCTATCCACAAGGTTTTGAGGATTCACAAGATGTTGAGGGTTTTCGTGTTTCAAACGTCATCAGCTAGCGACTCCACCTGCGCtaattttttctgataatGCAATTTTTTCGTTGTCTTGTCTTTCGCATCCTCGTTCCatcgtttattttcttctaattttggGAATCTATGTCTACTTCAGATAGGGAGTGGATGGACCCACAGCTATCTTCCCATAACGGCGTATTCTCACTAATTTTGCAACGAATGATGCTAGAAGCTCATGCAGCAAATGGGACTATTCTGCCTAACTTTGGTCACGTATATCCAGCCACTAAAGACATTTCCATGCCTCTGCTTCCACTTTCAAGAGGAGATTCAAGGGCCGGCAACGTTTCGCCCTCCATGCAATTATGGCGTAAGGATAGCATTTGCGCACACAAACGACGAAATTTGGAAATGAAGATATCGATGCTGAAGAAGCGCAAGGAACGCCAAGTCGAAGCAGAAGGGATGGACTCGAAGAGAAGCAACAGTAGCGTGGATGTggtcaaagaagaaaacgtcgCATGCGAGGGTGGGGAGGCGGAGGACGCTGAAAGCAGCGTTAAGAGTCCTGGCACGAAAGAAGAATGTATTATTGATTTGGTAGGTAGTGACGAAATGGACGTGAGTACTGAACAGGTGTGTGCAACTGCTTCCTGCTTAACTTCGATATGAGCAAAGTAAAGAATCCGTGGATATGAGTATTTGTTTATCTAAGGTTTTCAAATCGCCTCATGCTGCAGACGTCCACTTCAAGAAGGCTCACAAGAAACCAGCCGTTAGGGTAGATAAGTTGCTCCTTTTAAATTTCTCGTTTAGTCTCGTGATTAACGTCTCTTAAGCCTCCAACCGACTGCGAAGAATGTGGCAAACGGTTCGCTTCCGCTTTCCAACTTCGAGAGCATATATCGATCCAACATTTGTGAGTTCAAAGAACTAAGagttgagaaaattgaaaagtttgaGGAAGTTCGTCACttaatgcagtttttttctctcaggaAGGAGCGCAATTTTGTGTGCGAAGAGTGTGGCCAGAAGTTTGGCAGACGAGGCGGTACGTTTTTGGATCAGAAGTTTGATGTCATTCTGAGTGTTCCACCATGTAGGACTTCGGCGTCATGTGCaaatggtgcaccaaaatCATCTTCACATGTGTCCTTACGAAGGATGCGACCATCCAGGCTACAAATGCAGTAAGGTGAGTTGGGTTGCAATATTGCTGCCAATACTTTCAATTCGGCATTTCATTTGTCAAGGTATCCGAGGAATCGTGTCAGTAATCATTTCACGGTCTTGAGAACATaaaggtaacgtgtaaagtgTGGTTAGAGGTGGTGGGGGTGGAGACACTCAAGgacgctcttatttctgaaataactaaatcagtcgggaccctaaaacctaaaattagtcttagaggatctatgacatgtaagttaACATTACCAAAAGAAGATAGGGAGATAGaactttcagaaataagagcacAGTTCCTCCTCCTCTCAACCATATTTTCCCAACAGTAACTTACGGTGTAAACTCCGCTTATCCTGGTCTTCAAAGACCCGAATATATCACGCAATTGAAGGCGTTGGGACTTTTCGTTGACAATATAAGGTTGGGGTATAGATTGTTAGTAAATTAAGTGTAGATAAGCAGTGTTTTCGCGCTTAATCCCTcctaattttattgaaaaagagAGGACAAACTTCCGCGACACCTTATAACGTACCATCCTCGTACACGCACCGCCTCCGCGAGCTGTTTCCCGTTTCTCAGAGTGACGTGATAActctcatattcgtaatctctACCCCGCACCCTGCATTGTTCATGAGTGAtttcaacatcgtcagttttgtgtACCTTTAAATCTGTACATACATAATCTTGAAAGGGTCCCAGCAACCTGACCTGCGGTCGAAGTGGCGCGGAAGGTATCTATGGTGGTGCAGTTGGTGGAGGGTCTCATTTTGAGCCCCGAGTTATGTTACGAcactgagaaaaaattgatctGAATTGCTGTAGAGAGCGTACCTTTAATCctctttaaaatgtttttatagctttctaaaCGTCCCTAATCCGTAGACTTTCTGGTTTAGGTCCGCATACAACGTTCTGCATTTGTAAATTTCGTAACATAACAACGACGTAAATATATGCGAATACCTAGGAATGGGCTGCATGATTTGTTCTTCTCATCTGTTCCATTTGTAGTTGATTAGCGAGACTCAACATTCTCTGTATAGCTGCCGAAGTGTGGATGGTAATGATCGTAGCTTAAATGCATTTCAACAGAACTGTGTTGAGAAGTGACCTTGTACAAAACGTGGAGACAAACCAGTGGTTTAGGCATTAACCGCTCATATTCGCTCTGTGCACACCAACATTAGACCTTACGTATGTGAAACGTGCCAGAAGGCATTTGTGCGCCGTAATGACTTGAAAATGCACACGTTGACGCATACTTCCGAAACGGCTTTTCAGTGGGTTGTTTCACTACGACCTTCTTCGTATTAATACTATTTCAAATCATGCTTTTCATTGTAGCTGTGAATGCGGCAGCAAATTTCGACGGCTGATCTACCTCAAAAAACATCAGCGGCTGTGTACATCTCGTAGTAATACCGCTAAGGATGCTAAGCAGGAACTTTTAGATGACTCATATGAAGGTAACGATGACATTGACGACCACGAATTGTGATTTTTAAGTGGAAAAACTCTTCTCATTATGATCtcgtgtttttatttcttactggtgatagtattttttttggataggaTGTTCTCTAGTTTTGtccactttccttttttcttactggACATTGCAATCCGATAATCGAGTGACTAGCAAAGATTCCACTGTGATGATAACGTGATAGAATAATGTTATCTAGAAAACTGTTCTGCCTTCTTCTGTATCTACAAATTTATCAGATGTCTTTATCTTGGATCTTTCCTATCAGAGAATTTCGGTGATTCCATTCTGTGTAGGCCTTGACTATTCTTGTGGtcctttgtttttgtgttgttgttcgtttggaatttttttttttgtaaattgaCTTTGGATGGGCTAGTGCAACCTTGTGAAGATTGactttctacaaaaaataaatgtaaaattgttCTTGTGCACCATTGTTTTGGAAAGTATAAGAACCTTCGGGATGCCGTTTTAGAGGAGTTGAAGATGATAAACATGAACGACTCTCCGCCCCTACCAAGGTAAGTTTACGTTGCCGAAAAATTTGTTATATATTCATATAGGATGGAATACAACAACTCCAACGAGATACGTGAGAATGCGCCACCCTAGCGTACTTGCCGTATTTACTAGTGAGCGGTCGAATGTCCATGAGGTATTCTCAGtaacctattcaagtaaaactaatgaataggatGCAGAGGGAACTGGATCATGTACAAGGGAGATGTGTTCTATCGTACTTCGTAGGGAATAAAGTagttccacgccgttttcctGGACGATTAagggcatcatcccacgaatctgaggtggtgcagacttcaggtgcagtattcttataagggatagtatattatggagaggaaggtgattccgtgaatttcttcccaattgatctactgttcttcgcataatgtcgtcgttAACGAAACTGAGCAGGAAGAGTCCTCCAACTGCCACTTGTCTTACTCGAGTTACCatctcaaacggtgttgtacatccggctggtgttcgaaatgcagcagttgttcgttgattcatgtcatcggcctcgatgaggagagtcgaagcGCCTTCATAGAAAAGAAAGGTTAATTGCATTgacttcgaataccgctgacAGATTTCGGTCACTCTCCTAACCTGAACACCTCGTCAGTcatagatcggccaggacaaaagccagcttgctcgtcgtaCATTATACAAACCTTATACATAACACGCAGAAAATGAATTCTTCGATAGTTCCTAGGGTCTCCGATAGTTCTTAgggacggataacttcttgtgaagGGGAATCATGATGGcttgtctccacgagtcaggcaTCCCTTCATCTAACACAGGAGGAACGGGAGGAGTGGGTTTCCGAGTCCATCATGACGACTCAGACCATCCAAAAAATCCATCCAAAGGGAACTTGCAATTGCAGAAGTCCCCCCCCCCTTTCTGCTGGGCGTGGAAGTCTCCCGACGGAGAGTACCATGATGAAATTGGCTACATCATCATTAATAAAAGATTTAGCCTgccggatgtcgctgttgtagtAAAattttatacgggatcggaccaccGCCTTTTCCGACGAGGATTTTCGTTCACCCGGAGACAAGCTACGTTAACCGTCTTTTGGAAAGATTCTGCAGTGAACagcatcgacgaggaatacgatCGGTCCGTTGAACACTTTCATGACTGCTTGAGAAAGGCTGAGAGTTCCAAAACCACCTAAACCAACCACCTAGAGCTAATATGCCAGCACGGTACAGCACAAGCCGCAGACAACCAAGAACTTAAGTCCTAGCTGGCGGACCGTTTCAGAGGGGTGATAAAAGAAGAACTTGAAGAGGGAAGAGCAGGCTGAAGCTGCAAGGGCGAAAAAGAGCACCCGTCATGTCCGCCGAGACTTCGCCAATCCCAAGACGAAGATGACTGCTTTTCGGAATCTGGATGGAACAACGACTGCATCAAGAAAGGGAATTGAAACAATCATTAACAACTTCTGCTCTGGTCTCTTCGGCTTCGGCAGCCATGttcacttgcctcctcactaTCTGGGAGAAgttggacatgtcattccagaggttctccagTTCGAAGTACGACATACTATTCTGTCGGTAGGAAGTCGTGCCAACACTCTGTCCCGAAAAGATAAGGCCAGTACATCAGAAGAACCCTCTCCTAGTACTTGTCAACACTCCGTCTCTTTACACGTTGCCCGTcgaaatgcaaggttcctagaTAGTGGATGACAaccaagaccgtgttgttgtataagaaaGGAGACTATGTCTCATCTTTGTCGGCTTAaaaaaggccttcgactcagttcaGGCAGAGACGGTCATGGAAGCCATGAAATGCCATTCTataagaatatcatcatcgaaGTCAATAGAACGGTCCCACACGGTGACATAAATTCACCTGTAATATTCACGGCCACTTTCGAGAACTGAATGCGAGGGCTGGAATGGGACGAAGTGGGAATGAAGGTTGACGGTCGGCAGCAACACCGTCTTCACTTTCCTGATGACATTGTTCTGATAACATCCAGCATCAGACAAGCGGAATGAATTCTGGCAGAGTTCGACGAGACATGTCGAGGCATCGGTCTTAAGCTGAGTCTGCAAAAGGCGATGATCTGTGTAATGGATGGATCTTGGATCCCCCATTCAccctcaacggaacgaacatatccgaatgcgcCAGCTACATTTATCTGGGTCGGAAATTGTACATCATGACCTGATCTCCGAGCTTGGCAGGAAGAGACGAGCGGATTGGGAAGCGTATAGGGGCATCGAGGATATAGTGAAGAAGAgcaagaacacccggctccatGCTCACTTCTTTAATACCACTGTGCTTTCAGCTTTGActtatgcttcagaaacctagGCACTTCGCGAGCAGGAAGGAAACGTGCTGAGCGTTATCAAACGTGTGATGCTAAAAGTACTCCACACAAACGAGGGACGGGCTTCGAAATTCTGttctacgtcagcgatcgaagattagagacgcggCCGCGTTTGCTAGGGAGAGTAAAATCAAGGGGTCCGCACATGCGGTGCACTTTAACGACAACGTCGAACCATGAGCAACTAAGTtccacgcgatattaagcgcacagGAAGACCGGCGACCTGATGGTCACAGTTCTTCACAAAAACCTTCATGAAACCttcgatgctcttcgtgtctcacgcgaaaggagaaaccactGGCAGACCCTGGCACGCGATCAAAAATCAcgaatggaagaattactgacGCCCGCTCGAACAGTTCGACATTCAATGGGAATCAAGATGATCAAGGTGGAGATGACAGCTAATACAACTGTTGCAAGCCAAAACACTTCGATGATCGTTTTAGAGTTGGTCACTGCTCGTCTCTATGTCTGCTTTTGCAATGATGATGTTGTGAAGTCGCTCT
This is a stretch of genomic DNA from Necator americanus strain Aroian chromosome II, whole genome shotgun sequence. It encodes these proteins:
- a CDS encoding hypothetical protein (NECATOR_CHRII.G7622.T1) codes for the protein MSTSDREWMDPQLSSHNGVFSLILQRMMLEAHAANGTILPNFGHVYPATKDISMPLLPLSRGDSRAGNVSPSMQLWRKDSICAHKRRNLEMKISMLKKRKERQVEAEGMDSKRSNSSVDVVKEENVACEGGEAEDAESSVKSPGTKEECIIDLVGSDEMDVSTEQVFKSPHAADVHFKKAHKKPAVRPPTDCEECGKRFASAFQLREHISIQHLKERNFVCEECGQKFGRRGGLRRHVQMVHQNHLHMCPYEGCDHPGYKCSKALTAHIRSVHTNIRPYVCETCQKAFVRRNDLKMHTLTHTSETAFHCECGSKFRRLIYLKKHQRLCTSRSNTAKDAKQELLDDSYEGNDDIDDHEL
- a CDS encoding hypothetical protein (NECATOR_CHRII.G7622.T2), translating into MDPQLSSHNGVFSLILQRMMLEAHAANGTILPNFGHVYPATKDISMPLLPLSRGDSRAGNVSPSMQLWRKDSICAHKRRNLEMKISMLKKRKERQVEAEGMDSKRSNSSVDVVKEENVACEGGEAEDAESSVKSPGTKEECIIDLVGSDEMDVSTEQVFKSPHAADVHFKKAHKKPAVRPPTDCEECGKRFASAFQLREHISIQHLKERNFVCEECGQKFGRRGGLRRHVQMVHQNHLHMCPYEGCDHPGYKCSKALTAHIRSVHTNIRPYVCETCQKAFVRRNDLKMHTLTHTSETAFHCECGSKFRRLIYLKKHQRLCTSRSNTAKDAKQELLDDSYEGNDDIDDHEL
- a CDS encoding hypothetical protein (NECATOR_CHRII.G7624.T1) gives rise to the protein MVTVLHKNLHETFDALRVSRERRNHWQTLARDQKSRMEELLTPARTVRHSMGIKMIKVEMTANTTVASQNTSMIVLELVTARLYVCFCNDDVVKSLLAAKPASSAQSPTCYALHPLKTKGETELQDAVSRFFLD
- a CDS encoding hypothetical protein (NECATOR_CHRII.G7623.T1), which gives rise to MTAFRNLDGTTTASRKGIETIINNFCSGLFGFGSHVHLPPHYLGEVGHVIPEVLQFEVRHTILSVGSRANTLSRKDKASTSEEPSPSTCQHSVSLHVARRNARFLDSG